Proteins from one Tsuneonella aeria genomic window:
- a CDS encoding DUF1971 domain-containing protein yields MKPALPPGLEDYKQTATFTETTVPAGLLSDHSTKEGVWGLIEIESGQLRYLVTDPRRADRGQTLVAGGDAGIVEPTILHRVEPVGEVRFHVRFLREPTGPLQADERPEGDGA; encoded by the coding sequence ATGAAACCCGCGCTTCCCCCCGGCCTAGAGGACTACAAACAAACCGCGACTTTCACCGAAACGACCGTTCCCGCAGGGTTGCTGAGCGATCACTCGACGAAAGAAGGAGTCTGGGGCCTGATCGAAATCGAGAGCGGACAGCTCCGCTACCTGGTGACCGACCCCCGCCGGGCGGATCGCGGACAGACTCTCGTGGCTGGCGGTGACGCGGGTATCGTCGAGCCCACGATCCTGCACCGTGTCGAACCCGTTGGCGAGGTGCGCTTCCACGTCCGGTTCCTGCGGGAGCCGACCGGTCCACTACAAGCCGACGAACGCCCTGAAGGGGACGGGGCATGA
- a CDS encoding response regulator transcription factor yields MDRSNVIGLFIDDAPVLSSLQFSLATEGLTTIEGDRASSGIPAEGLLVIDQSYQDDGLRFLAELRERGCAALAIILVTNPNPLFRTRAGALGAHIIEKPLLGDELSDAISALLGQQKAA; encoded by the coding sequence ATGGACCGCTCGAACGTGATCGGATTGTTCATCGACGATGCACCGGTCCTTTCCTCCCTGCAGTTCTCGCTCGCCACCGAAGGGTTGACGACTATCGAAGGCGACCGAGCGAGCAGCGGAATCCCGGCAGAGGGTCTTCTGGTCATCGACCAGAGCTATCAGGACGACGGTCTCCGCTTCCTTGCGGAGCTTCGGGAAAGAGGATGCGCAGCCCTGGCCATCATCCTCGTGACGAATCCGAACCCGCTGTTTCGAACGCGTGCAGGAGCGCTTGGGGCGCACATCATCGAGAAGCCCCTGCTCGGGGACGAGCTCAGCGACGCGATTTCGGCCTTGCTCGGACAACAGAAGGCAGCATGA